One Lasioglossum baleicum chromosome 6, iyLasBale1, whole genome shotgun sequence genomic window carries:
- the LOC143209580 gene encoding fumarate hydratase, mitochondrial isoform X3, with the protein MDGSKEFRIEKDTFGELKVPADKYYGAQTMRSVMNFPIGDTFERMPYGVIVAMGILKKAAAEVNKELGMDAKIADAISKAADDVISGKLYNDHFPLVIWQTGSGTQTNMNTNEVISNRAIELLGGELGSKKPVHPNDHVNKSQSSNDTFPTAMHIAVALEIDKVLLPGLQCLCEVLHEKAEEWKNIIKIGRTHTQDAVPLTLGQEFSGYATQVANGIKRIENSLPRLYELALGGTAVGTGLNAPKGFAEKAAKKIAQLTGLPFVTAPNKFEALAAHDSIVEVSGAINTVAVSLMKIANDIRFLGSGPRCGLGELSLPENEPGSSIMPGKVNPTQCEAMTMVCCQVMGNHVTTTIAGSNGHFELNVFKPVMVANTLRSARLLGDAAATFTKNCVAGIKPNEDKISKLLNESLMLVTALNPHIGYDKSAAIAKQAHKENLTLKESALKNGVTEEQFKEWVKPENMIGPK; encoded by the exons ATG GATGGAAGCAAGGAATTTCGTATCGAGAAAGATACTTTCGGGGAGCTCAAGGTCCCAGCCGACAAATACTATGGAGCTCAGACTATGCGATCGGTCATGAACTTTCCCATTGGTGATACTTTCGAACGAATGCCC TATGGTGTCATTGTGGCGATGGGTATATTAAAAAAAGCAGCAGCGGAAGTGAATAAGGAACTTGGTATGGACGCGAAAATAGCAGATGCTATCAGCAAAGCTGCAGACGATGTTATTAGCGGCAAATTGTACAATGATCATTTCCCATTGGTAATTTGGCAAACAGGATCTGGTACACAAACCAATATGAATACCAACGAG GTAATCTCGAATCGTGCTATTGAACTACTTGGCGGTGAATTAGGATCGAAAAAACCTGTTCACCCAAATGATCATGTAAATAAATCTCAAAGTAGTAACGACACCTTTCCCACTGCCATGCACATAGCAGTTGCATTGGAGATTGATAAGGTACTTCTCCCTGGATTGCAATGTCTGTGTGAAGTTTTGCACGAAAAAGCTGaagaatggaaaaatattataaagatTGGTAGGACTCATACTCAGGATGCTGTACCTTTAACTTTAGGACAAGAATTTTCAG GCTATGCAACACAAGTGGCAAATGGTATTAAAAGAATAGAAAACAGTCTTCCACGGTTGTATGAATTGGCACTTGGTGGTACTGCGGTGGGTACTGGACTGAATGCACCGAAAGGTTTTGCAGAGAAAGCAGCAAAGAAAATTGCACAACTTACTGGTTTACCATTTGTGACTGCTCCGAACAAGTTCGAAGCTCTAGCAGCACACGACAGTATTGTTGAAGTGTCTGGTGCAATTAACACAGTTGCAGTTTCGCTTATGAAG ATAGCCAATGATATTCGGTTTCTGGGAAGTGGACCACGTTGTGGTTTGGGAGAACTGTCTCTCCCCGAAAATGAACCAGGAAGTTCAATCATGCCTGGCAAAGTAAATCCGACACAGTGTGAAGCGATGACGATGGTTTGTTGTCAAGTAATGGGTAATCATGTTACAACAACAATTGCTGGAAGCAACGGCCACTTTGAACTTAATGTATTTAAGCCAGTTATGGTTGCAAACACATTGAGATCTGCAAGACTTCTAGGCGATGCGGCCGCTACGTTTACAAAGAACTGCGTCGCTGGCATTAAACCAAACGAAGACAAGATTAGTAAACTTCTGAACGAAAGCTTGATGCTTGTCACTGCATTAAATCCGCATATCGGCTACGATAAG TCTGCCGCGATTGCTAAACAAGCTCACAAAGAAAATTTGACGCTAAAAGAATCGGCACTGAAGAACGGTGTGACCGAAGAACAGTTTAAAGAATGGGTCAAACCCGAGAACATGATTGGTCCAAAATGA
- the LOC143209584 gene encoding acyl-CoA:lysophosphatidylglycerol acyltransferase 1 isoform X4, protein MLISKVLTFAKCIARIGFVILNNVYCIPTYVVWMTLLFPVKVYQPQVYWRIEGLFFHWLLAMVSTWTWSAGYDIIEQGDDIQKLVSDRTLVIANHQSTGDVPMLMTTFNAKPNVLPNLMWIMDRIFKFTNFGIVSILHKDFFIVSGRKKREESLKQLEKHLKESYIPLNREWMVLFPEGGFLCKRRETSQKFAKKNNLPILENVTLPRLGALQTIFDTVGPSQNNNTSNQELDNRASMTVAKPEINWVLDITIAYPQGKPIDLPTIVTGSRPPCETVLFYRVFPSSLVPREPELLSKWLYDRWVEKEALLDNFYKYGTFVGTRASPNEGSKIHQDPLRFLVLHLFFITSSYIHYNIFTYMLSCFW, encoded by the exons at GCTAATCAGTAAAGTATTGACTTTTGCAAAATGTATCGCTCGAATTGGCTTTGTGATATTGAACAATGTTTATTGTATACCGACATACGTAGTATGGATGACACTATTGTTTCCTGTGAAAGTTTATCAGCCTCAAGTATATTGGCGTATCGAAGGACTATTTTTCCATTGGTTATTAGCGATGGTATCGACGTGGACCTGGTCTGCAGGCTACGACA TAATAGAACAAGGTGATGATATACAGAAACTGGTTAGCGACAGAACATTAGTAATAGCGAATCATCAAAGCACTGGCGATGTTCCTATGCTAATGACAACGTTTAACGCAAAACCAAATGTGTTGCCTAATCTGATGTGGATTATGGATAGGATTTTCAAATTTACAAACTTTGGTATAGTTTCTATTTTACATAAGGACTTCTTCATTGTATCC GGTCGtaaaaagagagaagaaagtTTAAAGCAATTGGAGAAACATCTGAAAGAATCGTACATTCCGTTGAACAGAGAATGGATGGTTCTGTTTCCGGAAGGAGGTTTTTTATGTAAAAGGAGAGAGACTTCGCAAAAGTTTGCTAAAAAGAATAATCTTCCTATTTTGGAGAATGTAACTCTGCCACGTTTAGGAGCATTGCAGACTATATTTGATACAGTTGGTCCATCACAGAATAATAATACATCAAATCAAGAATTAGATAATAGAGCAa GTATGACAGTAGCAAAGCCTGAAATCAATTGGGTTCTTGATATAACAATAGCATATCCTCAAGGTAAACCGATTGACTTACCTACGATTGTAACTGGTTCCAGACCACCGTGTGAGACAGTACTGTTTTACCGAGTTTTTCCTAGTTCATTG GTTCCTCGGGAACCAGAATTATTATCTAAATGGTTGTATGATAGGTGGGTTGAGAAAGAAGCACTTTTGGATAACTTTTATAAATATGGAACATTTGTTGGCACACGTGCATCGCCGAATGAAGGTTCCAAGATCCATCAGGATCCATTAAGATTCCTAGTCcttcatttattttttataacatCTAGTTATATTCATtacaatatatttacatatatgctCTCTTGCTTCTGGTAA
- the LOC143209584 gene encoding acyl-CoA:lysophosphatidylglycerol acyltransferase 1 isoform X2 produces the protein MTDFSSSSTFARLISKVLTFAKCIARIGFVILNNVYCIPTYVVWMTLLFPVKVYQPQVYWRIEGLFFHWLLAMVSTWTWSAGYDIIEQGDDIQKLVSDRTLVIANHQSTGDVPMLMTTFNAKPNVLPNLMWIMDRIFKFTNFGIVSILHKDFFIVSGRKKREESLKQLEKHLKESYIPLNREWMVLFPEGGFLCKRRETSQKFAKKNNLPILENVTLPRLGALQTIFDTVGPSQNNNTSNQELDNRASMTVAKPEINWVLDITIAYPQGKPIDLPTIVTGSRPPCETVLFYRVFPSSLVPREPELLSKWLYDRWVEKEALLDNFYKYGTFVGTRASPNEGSKIHQDPLRFLVLHLFFITSSYIHYNIFTYMLSCFW, from the exons ATGACTGACTTCTCTTCCTCTTCTACTTTCGCAAG GCTAATCAGTAAAGTATTGACTTTTGCAAAATGTATCGCTCGAATTGGCTTTGTGATATTGAACAATGTTTATTGTATACCGACATACGTAGTATGGATGACACTATTGTTTCCTGTGAAAGTTTATCAGCCTCAAGTATATTGGCGTATCGAAGGACTATTTTTCCATTGGTTATTAGCGATGGTATCGACGTGGACCTGGTCTGCAGGCTACGACA TAATAGAACAAGGTGATGATATACAGAAACTGGTTAGCGACAGAACATTAGTAATAGCGAATCATCAAAGCACTGGCGATGTTCCTATGCTAATGACAACGTTTAACGCAAAACCAAATGTGTTGCCTAATCTGATGTGGATTATGGATAGGATTTTCAAATTTACAAACTTTGGTATAGTTTCTATTTTACATAAGGACTTCTTCATTGTATCC GGTCGtaaaaagagagaagaaagtTTAAAGCAATTGGAGAAACATCTGAAAGAATCGTACATTCCGTTGAACAGAGAATGGATGGTTCTGTTTCCGGAAGGAGGTTTTTTATGTAAAAGGAGAGAGACTTCGCAAAAGTTTGCTAAAAAGAATAATCTTCCTATTTTGGAGAATGTAACTCTGCCACGTTTAGGAGCATTGCAGACTATATTTGATACAGTTGGTCCATCACAGAATAATAATACATCAAATCAAGAATTAGATAATAGAGCAa GTATGACAGTAGCAAAGCCTGAAATCAATTGGGTTCTTGATATAACAATAGCATATCCTCAAGGTAAACCGATTGACTTACCTACGATTGTAACTGGTTCCAGACCACCGTGTGAGACAGTACTGTTTTACCGAGTTTTTCCTAGTTCATTG GTTCCTCGGGAACCAGAATTATTATCTAAATGGTTGTATGATAGGTGGGTTGAGAAAGAAGCACTTTTGGATAACTTTTATAAATATGGAACATTTGTTGGCACACGTGCATCGCCGAATGAAGGTTCCAAGATCCATCAGGATCCATTAAGATTCCTAGTCcttcatttattttttataacatCTAGTTATATTCATtacaatatatttacatatatgctCTCTTGCTTCTGGTAA
- the LOC143209584 gene encoding acyl-CoA:lysophosphatidylglycerol acyltransferase 1 isoform X1 — translation MTDFSSSSTFASCRMFGIHSEWLISKVLTFAKCIARIGFVILNNVYCIPTYVVWMTLLFPVKVYQPQVYWRIEGLFFHWLLAMVSTWTWSAGYDIIEQGDDIQKLVSDRTLVIANHQSTGDVPMLMTTFNAKPNVLPNLMWIMDRIFKFTNFGIVSILHKDFFIVSGRKKREESLKQLEKHLKESYIPLNREWMVLFPEGGFLCKRRETSQKFAKKNNLPILENVTLPRLGALQTIFDTVGPSQNNNTSNQELDNRASMTVAKPEINWVLDITIAYPQGKPIDLPTIVTGSRPPCETVLFYRVFPSSLVPREPELLSKWLYDRWVEKEALLDNFYKYGTFVGTRASPNEGSKIHQDPLRFLVLHLFFITSSYIHYNIFTYMLSCFW, via the exons ATGACTGACTTCTCTTCCTCTTCTACTTTCGCAAG TTGCCGAATGTTTGGAATACATTCAGAGTG GCTAATCAGTAAAGTATTGACTTTTGCAAAATGTATCGCTCGAATTGGCTTTGTGATATTGAACAATGTTTATTGTATACCGACATACGTAGTATGGATGACACTATTGTTTCCTGTGAAAGTTTATCAGCCTCAAGTATATTGGCGTATCGAAGGACTATTTTTCCATTGGTTATTAGCGATGGTATCGACGTGGACCTGGTCTGCAGGCTACGACA TAATAGAACAAGGTGATGATATACAGAAACTGGTTAGCGACAGAACATTAGTAATAGCGAATCATCAAAGCACTGGCGATGTTCCTATGCTAATGACAACGTTTAACGCAAAACCAAATGTGTTGCCTAATCTGATGTGGATTATGGATAGGATTTTCAAATTTACAAACTTTGGTATAGTTTCTATTTTACATAAGGACTTCTTCATTGTATCC GGTCGtaaaaagagagaagaaagtTTAAAGCAATTGGAGAAACATCTGAAAGAATCGTACATTCCGTTGAACAGAGAATGGATGGTTCTGTTTCCGGAAGGAGGTTTTTTATGTAAAAGGAGAGAGACTTCGCAAAAGTTTGCTAAAAAGAATAATCTTCCTATTTTGGAGAATGTAACTCTGCCACGTTTAGGAGCATTGCAGACTATATTTGATACAGTTGGTCCATCACAGAATAATAATACATCAAATCAAGAATTAGATAATAGAGCAa GTATGACAGTAGCAAAGCCTGAAATCAATTGGGTTCTTGATATAACAATAGCATATCCTCAAGGTAAACCGATTGACTTACCTACGATTGTAACTGGTTCCAGACCACCGTGTGAGACAGTACTGTTTTACCGAGTTTTTCCTAGTTCATTG GTTCCTCGGGAACCAGAATTATTATCTAAATGGTTGTATGATAGGTGGGTTGAGAAAGAAGCACTTTTGGATAACTTTTATAAATATGGAACATTTGTTGGCACACGTGCATCGCCGAATGAAGGTTCCAAGATCCATCAGGATCCATTAAGATTCCTAGTCcttcatttattttttataacatCTAGTTATATTCATtacaatatatttacatatatgctCTCTTGCTTCTGGTAA
- the LOC143209584 gene encoding acyl-CoA:lysophosphatidylglycerol acyltransferase 1 isoform X3, which translates to MIIIKLEKLISKVLTFAKCIARIGFVILNNVYCIPTYVVWMTLLFPVKVYQPQVYWRIEGLFFHWLLAMVSTWTWSAGYDIIEQGDDIQKLVSDRTLVIANHQSTGDVPMLMTTFNAKPNVLPNLMWIMDRIFKFTNFGIVSILHKDFFIVSGRKKREESLKQLEKHLKESYIPLNREWMVLFPEGGFLCKRRETSQKFAKKNNLPILENVTLPRLGALQTIFDTVGPSQNNNTSNQELDNRASMTVAKPEINWVLDITIAYPQGKPIDLPTIVTGSRPPCETVLFYRVFPSSLVPREPELLSKWLYDRWVEKEALLDNFYKYGTFVGTRASPNEGSKIHQDPLRFLVLHLFFITSSYIHYNIFTYMLSCFW; encoded by the exons ATGATAATCATAAAGCTTGAAAA GCTAATCAGTAAAGTATTGACTTTTGCAAAATGTATCGCTCGAATTGGCTTTGTGATATTGAACAATGTTTATTGTATACCGACATACGTAGTATGGATGACACTATTGTTTCCTGTGAAAGTTTATCAGCCTCAAGTATATTGGCGTATCGAAGGACTATTTTTCCATTGGTTATTAGCGATGGTATCGACGTGGACCTGGTCTGCAGGCTACGACA TAATAGAACAAGGTGATGATATACAGAAACTGGTTAGCGACAGAACATTAGTAATAGCGAATCATCAAAGCACTGGCGATGTTCCTATGCTAATGACAACGTTTAACGCAAAACCAAATGTGTTGCCTAATCTGATGTGGATTATGGATAGGATTTTCAAATTTACAAACTTTGGTATAGTTTCTATTTTACATAAGGACTTCTTCATTGTATCC GGTCGtaaaaagagagaagaaagtTTAAAGCAATTGGAGAAACATCTGAAAGAATCGTACATTCCGTTGAACAGAGAATGGATGGTTCTGTTTCCGGAAGGAGGTTTTTTATGTAAAAGGAGAGAGACTTCGCAAAAGTTTGCTAAAAAGAATAATCTTCCTATTTTGGAGAATGTAACTCTGCCACGTTTAGGAGCATTGCAGACTATATTTGATACAGTTGGTCCATCACAGAATAATAATACATCAAATCAAGAATTAGATAATAGAGCAa GTATGACAGTAGCAAAGCCTGAAATCAATTGGGTTCTTGATATAACAATAGCATATCCTCAAGGTAAACCGATTGACTTACCTACGATTGTAACTGGTTCCAGACCACCGTGTGAGACAGTACTGTTTTACCGAGTTTTTCCTAGTTCATTG GTTCCTCGGGAACCAGAATTATTATCTAAATGGTTGTATGATAGGTGGGTTGAGAAAGAAGCACTTTTGGATAACTTTTATAAATATGGAACATTTGTTGGCACACGTGCATCGCCGAATGAAGGTTCCAAGATCCATCAGGATCCATTAAGATTCCTAGTCcttcatttattttttataacatCTAGTTATATTCATtacaatatatttacatatatgctCTCTTGCTTCTGGTAA
- the LOC143209580 gene encoding fumarate hydratase, mitochondrial isoform X1, with amino-acid sequence MTLNLLRCSVITRGLRELKESSGFLTLRLSLSTSAVSKGSKDGSKEFRIEKDTFGELKVPADKYYGAQTMRSVMNFPIGDTFERMPYGVIVAMGILKKAAAEVNKELGMDAKIADAISKAADDVISGKLYNDHFPLVIWQTGSGTQTNMNTNEVISNRAIELLGGELGSKKPVHPNDHVNKSQSSNDTFPTAMHIAVALEIDKVLLPGLQCLCEVLHEKAEEWKNIIKIGRTHTQDAVPLTLGQEFSGYATQVANGIKRIENSLPRLYELALGGTAVGTGLNAPKGFAEKAAKKIAQLTGLPFVTAPNKFEALAAHDSIVEVSGAINTVAVSLMKIANDIRFLGSGPRCGLGELSLPENEPGSSIMPGKVNPTQCEAMTMVCCQVMGNHVTTTIAGSNGHFELNVFKPVMVANTLRSARLLGDAAATFTKNCVAGIKPNEDKISKLLNESLMLVTALNPHIGYDKSAAIAKQAHKENLTLKESALKNGVTEEQFKEWVKPENMIGPK; translated from the exons ATGACGTTGAATTTATTAAGATGTTCCGTCATTACTCGTGGGTTAAGGGAGCTTAAGGAATCGTCGGGATTTTTAACGTTACGGCTGTCACTGAGCACATCAGCGGTTTCCAAAGGCAGTAAG GATGGAAGCAAGGAATTTCGTATCGAGAAAGATACTTTCGGGGAGCTCAAGGTCCCAGCCGACAAATACTATGGAGCTCAGACTATGCGATCGGTCATGAACTTTCCCATTGGTGATACTTTCGAACGAATGCCC TATGGTGTCATTGTGGCGATGGGTATATTAAAAAAAGCAGCAGCGGAAGTGAATAAGGAACTTGGTATGGACGCGAAAATAGCAGATGCTATCAGCAAAGCTGCAGACGATGTTATTAGCGGCAAATTGTACAATGATCATTTCCCATTGGTAATTTGGCAAACAGGATCTGGTACACAAACCAATATGAATACCAACGAG GTAATCTCGAATCGTGCTATTGAACTACTTGGCGGTGAATTAGGATCGAAAAAACCTGTTCACCCAAATGATCATGTAAATAAATCTCAAAGTAGTAACGACACCTTTCCCACTGCCATGCACATAGCAGTTGCATTGGAGATTGATAAGGTACTTCTCCCTGGATTGCAATGTCTGTGTGAAGTTTTGCACGAAAAAGCTGaagaatggaaaaatattataaagatTGGTAGGACTCATACTCAGGATGCTGTACCTTTAACTTTAGGACAAGAATTTTCAG GCTATGCAACACAAGTGGCAAATGGTATTAAAAGAATAGAAAACAGTCTTCCACGGTTGTATGAATTGGCACTTGGTGGTACTGCGGTGGGTACTGGACTGAATGCACCGAAAGGTTTTGCAGAGAAAGCAGCAAAGAAAATTGCACAACTTACTGGTTTACCATTTGTGACTGCTCCGAACAAGTTCGAAGCTCTAGCAGCACACGACAGTATTGTTGAAGTGTCTGGTGCAATTAACACAGTTGCAGTTTCGCTTATGAAG ATAGCCAATGATATTCGGTTTCTGGGAAGTGGACCACGTTGTGGTTTGGGAGAACTGTCTCTCCCCGAAAATGAACCAGGAAGTTCAATCATGCCTGGCAAAGTAAATCCGACACAGTGTGAAGCGATGACGATGGTTTGTTGTCAAGTAATGGGTAATCATGTTACAACAACAATTGCTGGAAGCAACGGCCACTTTGAACTTAATGTATTTAAGCCAGTTATGGTTGCAAACACATTGAGATCTGCAAGACTTCTAGGCGATGCGGCCGCTACGTTTACAAAGAACTGCGTCGCTGGCATTAAACCAAACGAAGACAAGATTAGTAAACTTCTGAACGAAAGCTTGATGCTTGTCACTGCATTAAATCCGCATATCGGCTACGATAAG TCTGCCGCGATTGCTAAACAAGCTCACAAAGAAAATTTGACGCTAAAAGAATCGGCACTGAAGAACGGTGTGACCGAAGAACAGTTTAAAGAATGGGTCAAACCCGAGAACATGATTGGTCCAAAATGA
- the LOC143209580 gene encoding fumarate hydratase, mitochondrial isoform X4 gives MRSVMNFPIGDTFERMPYGVIVAMGILKKAAAEVNKELGMDAKIADAISKAADDVISGKLYNDHFPLVIWQTGSGTQTNMNTNEVISNRAIELLGGELGSKKPVHPNDHVNKSQSSNDTFPTAMHIAVALEIDKVLLPGLQCLCEVLHEKAEEWKNIIKIGRTHTQDAVPLTLGQEFSGYATQVANGIKRIENSLPRLYELALGGTAVGTGLNAPKGFAEKAAKKIAQLTGLPFVTAPNKFEALAAHDSIVEVSGAINTVAVSLMKIANDIRFLGSGPRCGLGELSLPENEPGSSIMPGKVNPTQCEAMTMVCCQVMGNHVTTTIAGSNGHFELNVFKPVMVANTLRSARLLGDAAATFTKNCVAGIKPNEDKISKLLNESLMLVTALNPHIGYDKSAAIAKQAHKENLTLKESALKNGVTEEQFKEWVKPENMIGPK, from the exons ATGCGATCGGTCATGAACTTTCCCATTGGTGATACTTTCGAACGAATGCCC TATGGTGTCATTGTGGCGATGGGTATATTAAAAAAAGCAGCAGCGGAAGTGAATAAGGAACTTGGTATGGACGCGAAAATAGCAGATGCTATCAGCAAAGCTGCAGACGATGTTATTAGCGGCAAATTGTACAATGATCATTTCCCATTGGTAATTTGGCAAACAGGATCTGGTACACAAACCAATATGAATACCAACGAG GTAATCTCGAATCGTGCTATTGAACTACTTGGCGGTGAATTAGGATCGAAAAAACCTGTTCACCCAAATGATCATGTAAATAAATCTCAAAGTAGTAACGACACCTTTCCCACTGCCATGCACATAGCAGTTGCATTGGAGATTGATAAGGTACTTCTCCCTGGATTGCAATGTCTGTGTGAAGTTTTGCACGAAAAAGCTGaagaatggaaaaatattataaagatTGGTAGGACTCATACTCAGGATGCTGTACCTTTAACTTTAGGACAAGAATTTTCAG GCTATGCAACACAAGTGGCAAATGGTATTAAAAGAATAGAAAACAGTCTTCCACGGTTGTATGAATTGGCACTTGGTGGTACTGCGGTGGGTACTGGACTGAATGCACCGAAAGGTTTTGCAGAGAAAGCAGCAAAGAAAATTGCACAACTTACTGGTTTACCATTTGTGACTGCTCCGAACAAGTTCGAAGCTCTAGCAGCACACGACAGTATTGTTGAAGTGTCTGGTGCAATTAACACAGTTGCAGTTTCGCTTATGAAG ATAGCCAATGATATTCGGTTTCTGGGAAGTGGACCACGTTGTGGTTTGGGAGAACTGTCTCTCCCCGAAAATGAACCAGGAAGTTCAATCATGCCTGGCAAAGTAAATCCGACACAGTGTGAAGCGATGACGATGGTTTGTTGTCAAGTAATGGGTAATCATGTTACAACAACAATTGCTGGAAGCAACGGCCACTTTGAACTTAATGTATTTAAGCCAGTTATGGTTGCAAACACATTGAGATCTGCAAGACTTCTAGGCGATGCGGCCGCTACGTTTACAAAGAACTGCGTCGCTGGCATTAAACCAAACGAAGACAAGATTAGTAAACTTCTGAACGAAAGCTTGATGCTTGTCACTGCATTAAATCCGCATATCGGCTACGATAAG TCTGCCGCGATTGCTAAACAAGCTCACAAAGAAAATTTGACGCTAAAAGAATCGGCACTGAAGAACGGTGTGACCGAAGAACAGTTTAAAGAATGGGTCAAACCCGAGAACATGATTGGTCCAAAATGA